From Solanum lycopersicum chromosome 4, SLM_r2.1:
TTAACgaatatgtttatgtattatgactaAAATTAAGAATGTTATCtaacttttttctttatctATCTAAACCTTGTAGCAAAGTTATCTGGTAGATATCATCAAAGTAATAGATACgttaatgaaatataatgaacATTACCATTTTTTAAAGGAGAAAATTGTTTCTAAATTCTCTTTTTAAAACATTcaaatgtgattataaattagCAAGGTTATATGGATCAAAATAAGTTATAGCCAATGGGCAGCGATAATTACTTTTCTCAGTTTCTTTTTACTtgtcatattttaatttgatatattaatgaTTGATCTAATGAATTTATAGTTTTAACCTTATTAATTAGTAGTCTTAAATATATTTACTcactatatttttaaagaaataactcaatattcaaaaaaaaaattaaatttaaaatatttgacaaatatatagaaatggagaaaataacATACTACTTATGTTTTACGGTCAGTAACAAAATTTGAGTGTTTCAATGCGACACTCACTTCAAGCAGTTGCGCATCGATTTTCCACTACTCAATCTTTTTTCCTACTGGGCAACTGTATCATTTTTACgcgaattcaaaatttgaaatttattaatttgtataatattttaatatataatagtagCATATTGAAGTCAAATATTTATACATACTTAGCGTCGTTTACTCatgattttaaattatgttaatttgaagttaaagttgaaattttttacatatttcattaaattaaggcataatttattaaattcacGTAAAAACACGTATTTTACATGTTAGCTAAGCGTCTTAAAAAAAACATGCTGTAAGTAGTTCACACAATAATAGCATTTCCAATTTTCCATCATATTTGTTGAAGAGAAAGAAGTATAGACACAAGTATTTGACCCCCCAAAGTTTAGGCAACAAAGAGTACATTTATTTTGgggaaatataattttttaaagacatTCACActttttaattcctttttcatttgattGCTACAAATAATTCTAACTGCATGTGAATCATTATATTGCAACACTAATAATCATCATTATTTTCCAGCATGATTATTGCATAAAGTAGTATCCTAGACAGAAAGATGTTTATTCCTTAGATTTATGACAATGACGTTACAAAATACAATGATAACCCCACCGAGTGTTATTGTTTGTTATGTGGATTCGTATTTTTTTCTAGGTCATTATTAGTACTGTGTTTAAACAATAAAATCAGTGCAATCTGATTCTATAAGTAGGGTTTAGAGAGAGATAGAGAAAATGTATTGAGGGTCTATCTTTGACTCGAATAATGAACATAAAAATggctaaaaaaaaattgaagtacgACCAATAGTGTGATAATTAAAATACGAAAAGGTAGAATAGAAAGCAAAAAATTCCGTTGCCGGGAATTGAACCCGGGTCTCCTGGGTGAAAGCCAGATATCCTAACCGCTGGACGACAACGGATTGTTGTTTTCATACTTCAAAACTTATTATGTTttcttaaattaaagttaatcATAGTTAAAGAGGGATAAATAGGTGTTAATTAGTACGCGGAACCATTTTATACTAAAATGATCGGATTAGTTATCACATATATTCCAATAACTAAAGGACTCTGTTGGATGTTATTCGACATTTATCGATCATGCTTAGGTACTACCATGTTTCAATTGGTAATGTTTTAGATGCtccatttttatgaaataaaattgttattaaaaaaaaatattagtacaCTTAATTATGAAAAGGGATAGAATTTCGAACAAACtttttatacaatattatttaatttttcttttcaagaaaaagTATAATGCATAGAAATGCCAATGAAGGTCCTTAGATGCTTATAAACTTACTTTTTGATAATATTCCTAAAGCAAAAACTGGTCCACAAATCCAGTGGTTCTTCAGAAAGttaaatcattatttctccCAACTCATTATCAACACAAAATCTCTTGTTCTTAACGCAAGACCCTTTATTCTTATTCTGAAAGAGGACTACCATAAAGTATCTTGCCCTCGATGTTTAAGCCGACCCAATGAATGCATGACATGTGTCTTCATATACACTCGCCCTGAACACCACTACTAGTCTTACAAGCTCACAACGAGTCAGTTTACAGGAGGTTTGGTGAATACATGACACGTCTTCACATACACTAGCCATGAACAATGTCACAATAGTGTAGTACAATCACACTATTGAGTCACTGCAGGTATGATTTGGCTAACACCAGCAATGAAAACATGACACAACTATCGTACTACTAGCAAACAACGAGTTAGTCACCTACATGGTTTGGCAAACATCAGCAATGGAATACATGTCACATGTCTTCACAACTCACCATGAGCAATGCCAACACTATTGTATTACTAGCAAACAACAAGTCCTCGTTGACATGGTTTTGCTACCACTGGCAGCATAGCACGGACGAGGAGTAGACTACTATCGAATAATCATAGTTAATTAATACACATCTCACCATAATCTATCACTTAAGCATGATAAAACATAACTATAGTATAATGAgatgcaaaaaagaaaaaataatttaaaacaatcAATATGCCTAGATAAGTATAACAAAATCAGCAGAGCACAATCACTCTGGATACCAGCCAAGCACTAAATCTACATTTTCAGAATGTTTCCTCTGAAATGGAGGTAAAGTTTCAACCCAAAAAAGTTAAACCTTAGGCTCAAAATCCAAATTCACTCCATTGAATCACAATGGAATACCAGCCTGCATATGTGATGCAAGTATACGAGCCAAACGACTCGAAAGTCTCAAGCTCAACTGTATATCCTTTTAATCTCCACTATCGTTCCACTCTCTATACCAGATAACTTACACATTAGTTTAACTCTTCCACTCACCTCAAAAACTGCAAAAAGTATGGCCTCCAACAAGGGCAGCAAATGATGTATGTATAACCCTTCCAAATACACCTTCCTTTAAATCAGAATGCAAAACAGAGTTGCCACTCGTTGCAAAATCGACAGTATTATTTCATGCATGGTTGGTAGAGATATTTTCCACGCCAGCGCCGCCTTCTTCTTGAGCTGGGTTTGATTGATTAGCTGATTCGTCCGATGAGCCACCAGCAGCTACCTCCAGTTGAGCATCGGTCACTTCTGTAGCACTGCTGATATTTGTAGCTGATTCATTCTCAGAGACATTCTGCAAGGAAGCTGTTGGACCACCATCTGACGATGCAACAGGTGTGGACAAACCTGAATCAGCTGCAAGCTGGCCAGCAGTACGAGTCCATTTCCTCCAACCATCCCGTCTCCTTACCTTGTCATCCTACAAAAAATCACATCACTACCATCAAGATTACTTCAAGTAACAGATTAGAACACCCATCTGCTGATACAGCAAGAGTGGAACAGTTGGTGCAGAaccaaaaatcaatttcaagtAGTTAGTTTATGTTGTGCGAAATGCAGCACCCTTACAAGACAACCCAAAACAAATACGTTATATTAGAGGCAAAGGACTTTAGGCTCCTCGAGTCTCACTTATCTTACCCTAGAAGGCCATAACTATGTGAGATGCCATAAGATGTGGATTCTCTCAGTTCATGAAAAAAGCTTccaaaaagatgaagaaatatttGATTCACAAGAACTCACACGGGCAGTTCAGTAAAGAAATTACAACTACAGGAACCTCAATGTGTACTTGATATCATGTGATAATAGTGGAAGAGAAGGATAAACAGGGAGACTATGCAGTACAAGATAAAAGTTCTTAACTAATGATACAACATGTTCAAAATACAGAGGCAGTGTTATCTAATATTATCAAGCATCTTTTTTCCTAACCCACTTAAAAGCATTAGAATATAATACATCAAGGCAAGAGAAGTTATAATTGCTATATTACCTGCACTTCTACAAACGTTGAAGCcctcaaacaatacaaaatgaACTGGATAATATCAGACTGGACCTTCTCTGTCATTTTCTTAACCTGCAAAACAGACCACAAGCAAAACCTTCATCCCCAAAAATGTACTACTATATTGTAAAAGCATGTCAAGAACAAACAATAGATATTACGAGGAAACAAGTATGGAAATTGCATACACATATGGtttcaatattgggcatatttAGCAGTGGCAAGTCTAAGTTGATGAAAATTGAATCCCCTTCATTGAAAAGTATACTGTTTGATAGGGTAAAAGCAATTTTTTTAGTTACACATAAGTTGTTGGATGCCCTTGCTATAAGAAAAAGTTTAGTGAAGAGTCAAAGGAGGTTAAGAAATTGCTTTAGATCACAGGTTTAAATCCCATATATAACATTCTACTGATTTTTAAAATCCAATAGTATAGATTTATGGGGGGGCCACTGATATTTAGTACGGCTTTTTTGGGTGTATTTTGCAGATATGTATGTTTCAGTCAAATGAATAGTCAAGTAACATAACACATAATATGATTGCAGATTACAGTAGATTAGTTATAATAAAGCCCTCTATAAAAGACAAAATTGCAAAtctcaaagtaaaaaaaagtcaGACATCTTATAGTATTGCCATAATCAATACTCGAACATATAGAATTCCACCAAGAGAAAACGGTTAAATAATCTGGACAATAGGAATAACAGAAGTCCTAAAAGCATTGACGAGATCCAAAGCCTTATTTGTAATAATTCCACTATTTAAAGATCCCATAAAGAGTGCTAAAATCTACTTGGACATTGAACCAAATTCTAGACTTAGGCATGCAATCATTTGTCTGTATCCAttggataaaaaaaatgttttgtgCAACAATTTCAAGCAGAACAAATCAAAATGCTCTTACTGAAAATTATAGAATTCGGAAAACAGCTgccataaaatataaatttggaTACGGATTTTAAATTGAATAGAAAAGGAAATGGAAACCAATTCCCATTTTCTATCCTTGACTTCCTGTAAGTGCaccaacaaattaaataaaataaagaagaaatgcCCAAATGGAACTCTGATCTCCAGATTTTCTCTTCAATGAAAGTTATTTCTGTCAACTGCAATAACATCCATCAGCAAACAGAAACTATGCtgataaacatcaaaagtaaacCAACATGAAACAATGTAACACAGCAGAACATTACAGCTCAATCAAAATTCTTTCTACAATTGGTCTGCATTTAACAACCTCCAGAAGCTACAACAAACATATAGGTGGAAGAGCAAATGTGAGACTGGCATAGATGCTTTGGGAGAGGTATCACTTCCTTTAGTAGAGAAACACACTTGTGTGTTCAGTCACCAATCAAAGGAactataagttttttaaaagaGTTAGACAAATTACGCGTCTAGTATTTTCAATTTGTACTACAAAAGTAAATTTCATAGATGGTTCAAGGAAAGATTAAGTCAGCTCTAATATAAAAGACATTAAGCTAGAACAAAGGATCAGAAAATATCCAAATTTGGATAGGTAGCTGGAATGAAACCAGAATAAACCTGAAAAAGTACACTTCCAATCCTGAATTTAGTCTATTTGTATAGATTTGGTACCCATTCTAGATAAGTTCAACAGTTATTGCATACGCTAGTTTCTGAATAATTCAAAGAGAACTCAATTTCAACTAGAGCATTTTGTGAGTCATGACCTAGTTTCATATGTTTATCTCCAAGCACCTGACAATTACTATATGCAATTCACTAGCTCAAATGATCTCAGCATATGAGTTCAGGAACTTGTGACATCTTTATGCTGAGAATCAATGATTTTAGTTAAGCAAGCTGAGCTAAATATCAAAGAGAATACAAGGATAATCACAGCCAGATCATGATTATAAAGTCAATCACTCACACAGATCATGTCTTAAGCAAACAAAAAGTGTTccaataatttgaagaaaaaaaaaagacatacaTAGTCCTAAGCATATCAACATAGGAAAGGAAAGACAATGATGTGTTATCAAATTATCATATAGGCCGATTCAGCAATCAACCAATACGTACTACAGAAATAGGGATATCACTTACTCGAGGAAAGTTAGCAATCAGATGCATTGGAACCCACCCTTCCTCATCCATCTTTACCCTCAAAAAGTCATCTTTTACAAGATTAGCATCACtgaaccacaaaaaaaaaaaggaacttcGTTATATAAATGTCACAAAagatcatataaattgaaagaaggaaatttcttttaaaaaaaaagggggggttGGGGGTGGGGAGGGGGGACAGGGAAGGGAAATGAAAAGAATTACATTCATAGCTTTGAAAATTACCTGAAGTAATACTCTATCTGATTAACCAAGGAGGAAGGCAAATTTGGATCCACTAAAGGTAAATGTTGGGGTAATTGTGGAGCTTGGTTGATGATAGGCACAGCACTATAGGGCTCCGGACTCAGTGGAGGAACGTAAAAGAAGGGAGTCATATCTGAAAGGAACCAACAATAAAATCAGTAACATCTAGCAAACTAGATTATTAAAGAATGGAGCAGCGAACTTACCATATGCCATCTGATTAACAAAAGGTGTTCTCATAGGGGTTGGAAGAAATGGACCAGAACCAGGGAGTGGAGCTCGCATAAACGCTGCATGAGGAGGAGGAGCAAATGGAGGACCCATATGAACGTCTCTCCGATCTTGATCACGCCTTCCCCCATGATTGTTATGATAAGACCCATCTCCACGAGGTCGGCCCCCAAAGTTACCTTTCCTGCCATGATTTCTATGGGAAGAATGATCATTTACTCCATGCGGCTGAGACGGAAATCCTCCAACAGGTCTTGCACCTCTTACAGGAGGCTCAAGAACAGGTGGGAAATGCATTACAGGAAAAGGAGGAGGCAATGGAGGTGGAGGTGGAGGCGGAGTTCTAATAAATGCTCCAGCACCTGGACCactaccaccaccaccaccactgCTGCTACTACCTCTGTATTTTATTGATCTTTGTCTAACAGGGGTTGTAGGATTTGCATTTGAATTTGTGTTTGCATTAACATTAGCCTGTTTTTGAGGTGACTGAGAAATTATTGGACCCTATTCacaaaaaacatatatacacacCAATTAATCATTTATACCCCTTTTAATTCcttcatatcaacataataaatataaatacagtAAACATTTTAGCCATCAAAAGTACgcaaaactaaataaaaattgaaactttagaCAATAAAAATCAACATTAGATTATAAATAAACCTGAGAAACAGAAACCGATCCATCTTGAAGTTTTGCTGAATCAGTAGCTGATTTTGGGCTAGGCCGAGTAGACTCAGAGAGAGCAGGCCAGGAAACAGCCCCACCCATAACAGAAACCGCCTCAACTACACCGTTTACAGGTTTATTCCAAGCAGGCTTCTTCGGCCGACCTACATTGCCCTCATTGCTATCAGCACTCTCCGGCAGAGCACCGGAAGTAGAAATCTCCGGCGAAATCTTCTGGGTCGAGCAATCATCCGACAGCGAAATTTTCTCCGGCGAAACACCTGCAGCCGCTGCCATCGGTGACGGCGAGCGAGGACTTGACACTGATACTGCTTCAACCTCTCCTCCACGAACCACTTGAGCCCATGGTGCTTGCAAACTCCGGCGAGCTTGAGGACTGCTGACAGTAGCCCCGACGGCCGCTGCACCGGCGCCGGATGTCACAACGGCGACACCATCTGTATTGGCCGCCGGTGGACTAGCAGAAGAATCCGGCGGCGGCGTGGCCATtcaaaaccaaaacaaaaaaatcaaaaaaaaattcagaaaaaaaaaccCAGTACCGATCAACAGAATCAAAGAGATTAAACAAAAATGCAGAgagaaaaaagatgaaaatcaGGCACGAAATTCAAGGAAGAGTGATGAGAAGAAAATTGAGGTTTTTAGAAAGCATCAGGTGTGAGAGAGAAAGGCTGTAAATTTTAGGGTTTCAGTGATCACTATCTCCCTCTGTTTTgtgtcctatttttatttttatttatttatttttactttcctctttcttatttatttcaataaaataatttaatgaaattacCAAAAGACACTCTAGATTTCTTTGTAATGGTGTTTATGCccttacaattaaaaaaaattgagaaaccCTAgtatgtataaatttaattttattaatcgaCGACTCgataaatgttaaatatataaagGTTTAAAGTAAAAGTATTGGAAATGTGgaattaattgaaattttaataagTGTAGATGACGTCTAACGAAAGGACAAAACATATGAACATCTTGTACCATTTGATTAAACTTGCTTTTTGAATTTGGACCAAAGATAATGCTTGATTGATGAATTGTATAGACACATTGAAGTATTTGGTcgagtaattaattaagttttaaattttgtcgGGTATTAATTTATGTCGCTAATGTGATTTTGTTCTTGATTTTTGTAATTCTAATTGCCAAAAAAGTACAtgtaatattaatgataatcgAGACAGATAATGTATGAATAAATTCTTATTAGAAAACGCAAAATACTAttgtaaatatatcaaatttatgaaatacgtataaaattgaattaattacatCCTGACAAACGCACATAACTTTGAATAATTTGAGATAATCGACTAAATAAATGCACGACAAAccctaaaaataatttaaaatctatgatAAATCATCTCACTTATGAAATATACTTAAAcaccaaatttattttaagttatgacAAATATATGTGATTTTGACAACAATTGAAATTGTACTACTCAATTAGATAGATATAAGTATATGAACCCTAAACATCTCAACGATCGAAGGTAAAAGCATTGAATTttgctaaattatttttttttatgataaaggATTCATTAAGCCCATgtagtaaaaatatattgttttccAAAATAATAGTGGACAAGACTATAATtgctttaaattttataatactcTATTAAGtgttttttgacatttttgtgGAATTGTGTATActttattcatacatatagaacATGGCATACTTTGTATCACAAgcaattaataaaattagaaaacatcGTCACAAATTGTGATACATTTGTGAAAgtgttttattcttaattaaaaagtTCAGGTTCGAGCCATGATTTGTAGAAAATCTTATTAGAAGTCTCACCCCTGAATGGCTCTGCAATACGAATCCAAATTTAATCAGGACATCAATATGAGCTCCAAACACCGAgcgaaaaccaaaaaaaaattaaaaaaatggaaaacaatCACCATCAATGGTGCAATAAAGAATTTGTATGTAGCTAGGGAGCACTCTATCCTTTTAATAGGCTTTAAATGAATAATTTCCAATATAATCGTACTGCTAGTGGAAGGAATTCTTGCTTAATATCTaaaccattaattaattataataatagtatacttggtaaaacttcataaataagatttgaagaaaataacGAGGGTGCATAAACTTTATTCGATCCCTatcttatattaataaaaagattatttttgaaacgtaaattatcaattaattaattaaccaaaaaatatcaaaagtaattCTACTACTAGCTAGGCATGTTGCAATAGTTATTATTACCATGCTtaatgaacaaattaaaaatcatatgatagaaaatgttaattatgatttaattttttttcctaagtTATTCAAACGTCACATGGTAGTTGAGTGTATTGTTtataaaattgacaaaaataacCAAGTATTAAATTTGAGTCTACTGTTATCTCGAAAGGTAAATTTTGTAAGGATTATTTTGACAAtagacacaaaatttaaattttagcctAAAAGAGTGTATATTTGTGTAAATTGGTCAATGATAACAGTATCCATGACGAGAGCCCAATTGAACTCAAATATTGGTAAGCTAGGCCAAGGGACATGATGTCTATGCTACATACAAGTTCTACCCGAGTTATTTGGTacgagaaataaaaaataataatcttagataaaaagtaaaatattttttcggagtatttattactattgtaaattttatcacattatttatattataataataggattttttttatatatacgaTGAAATAACTAATCTCAAGAAATATTCAATCCGTACCTTTCGAGCTAATTTTGTCTGTCTTTTTTCTCATCTTCATACCAGACAACTCTCTACTATTATTGTATACGAAAATTATTTTCTCATAATAGAGCTTCAAATAACTTACTacagtatttattattttgatttataataatttaccAAATCACTACACAACCTAAACTTACAAAATTGACGTGTTAAATATCTAAACTTGTGGGCTATAGTCTATAATAGACAGTAAGctttataaatatcatatagtaatttgtaattatatttttatcttgcGGATGACCAAAGTAATGTTTAATTTTAGCCTTTTTTTACATCATATATTGAATGAACGATTttattaaacataattaaaaggaGTTGTATATTATTATCGAGAAGGTCAAAGGGGAGCctagtaaattttttatttaggccacagaaaaaaaaatagttttataaaaatatcaaactctTATTAAATTTGTAAGTGTACACAACTTTGATAATAATTGAAATTACGTATTAATTAACTAGAACGCATAAACGATAACCTAAAAAAATCCCTAAGGTGTAGAATAAAAAGATCAGATTTATCAAATATGCTTAAAATTACCTAGGAGAGTAcatctaataaattaaatatatagttAAGCCCTAACAAGTACACATCAAAAATTACACTAATCGTCTAGATAAGCAAATTCTACATAAACCAAAAATGATAATTGTAACAAGACTATAATTGCTTTGAGTTtcttttttacataaaaaataatactattttGATAATTTGCAGAAATTGtatgtatttaattaatatataatacgATTTACTttaccttttaataaataacaaaaaaaaaagttttaccATTGACTTGATTAAATGAaatgtgtaaaaaaaaaaagcgtAGAGTACGTGAGAAAAGGCCAATTAAATTCGAACATTGGTAAGCTACGTAGTGATGTAATCACATACGATGAAAAGGATGGTCATCAGTCGAATACCTAttgtcaaaaattatattttatatataaaaaattatataatatgtataaatCACAAGTTATTTTTCATAGGTATATACtaattcttaaatatatttttattatgatttttttttcttcttcaatctcttccaataatgtaaatgaaatatttaattaccaTTTTCTTTCATTGAAGAATATCTAATTGCCTAACTCATAAAAAATTGcctatttttcaaaatgtaaaTCTCTCTCTTCAACTTCTCTTACCATtattaaatcacataaatatatcaaaaatctTGGAGAAAGTCtctataaaaggaaaaagatatttGTTAATTAGATGGTAAGTAACATTTCATTAATTGTCAAGTAAATTGTATCtactaaaatatctcaaaatcaACAATAGTGGGtaacttataatttatttatttattaatttaaggaaTAAAAAATGTTTGATTTGAATTGGGAGTATAAGGGATAGGAGGTCGATTTCCCATATGGATGATTTAATAAAAGACTAAAATTTGATCTTATGTGTTATATaatgtcattattattttttcttttatttctttatataaaaCTTACGTTATAATCGACGTTCGAAATCATTTTAATCTTATTatcttatgttattattatttatgttataaagtTTTTGTTATATAACTGACACTCAAAGTCCTTAAGTAAGTTGTTTAAAGAATCTATTTATCTCTTCATAATTTGAAAGATTGATTAATGATTCTCTAATTCATTATCTTATTTTTGGAAAAGTCAATATGTTTAAAAGGGATATATTTATCTAATATTGGTAATGAATTTTGGCTTATTTTCTTACAAATATTAGGAGTATGATTTGGCCCCTTTATTGTACTATAAACTTTTGTATTTTACCTAATTTCTAATAATTATTATCACGAGACCTTTCATTTTATGAAATTCATTCACACCATATTATATCGAATTAATAATATGACGTATTTTTACACCTTTTAAGAATCAATAAATAAAgtcataaatttattatatgtttttttaataaaaataatacattaatattttaaaaatatataatgaaagATGAATATAGTCAACTAGGAACTAATAATACATTATTAGtagatttttcaaatttgatgaGTAAAAATGAACATTATAAAGTTTTCATGATCACCTCCTTTAATACTAAACCATATTATTTTGATGCAAGTATATTAGGTATATATTGGTTTAATTAGATGTGTTAAAATAAGCATGCATTACataattttcagaaaaaaatattagttttcaAAAATTCTTTCACAAATATGATGGaaataatgtttaaaagatTTTACGAACAATTATGTCTTTACTATATACATGCATTAATTTCATTGCATTACTAAtaccatattttatttatttttacgtACTATTAgttattcatatcataatatcagataaaatattataattactataaGGTGAATAAGTATACGGTctaaatatttgttaaatataCTTCAACTATAAAATCCAACTCTTTTTATCGTTACATAAACGGTAATTGAGTACTAGATTTATAAGGCAATAAAAAGACCCTCGACACTAACGTACATATAATAAAACAAGCAAATATTTACAATGATTGTCGTTCACagatttcattttccttttttgtaaaaatttaacataatgtATGACAATATCATACATTATAAATTGTAATAACTCTCTTCATAACAAACGTATTCCCTTCAttattgaatgaaaaaaaaaatggatggTTCGAATGAAAAGTCGATTCGTGTTCTTATGTTTCCTTGGTTAGGACATGGACACATCTCTCCTTTCTTTGAGCTAGCTAAAAAGCTCGTTAAGAGAAACTTTACTATTTTCTTAGTGTCAACCCCTGCGAACTTTATATCTATTAAACAGAAACTTATTCATGAAAATTTGTGTGACAAAATCCATCTATTTGATCTTCGACTTCCATCTCTTCCTGACCTACCTCCTCATTACCACACCACCAATGGCCTCCCACCCCACCTTATGTCCACTCTCAAGAAGGCCTTTGCTAAGTCACGtccaattttcactcaaattatGAATACTATTGAGCCTGACTTGCTTCTATATGATCTACTTCAACCATGGGCACCTAAGGTAGCCAAGGAGAAAAACATTCCATCTGTTGTTTTTGTTACTAGTAGCGCCACTATGTTCTCCTACATGTTTCATAATTTCAGGTATCCTAACTCACAGTTTCCTTTCTCTTCAATTTATTATCGCGATTATGAGCTAACACGTTTGATTAAAAATCAAGAGATGGAGACAATTGAGCAACACCAAAGAGATAACAAGAGTGTGAAGAT
This genomic window contains:
- the LOC101244368 gene encoding LA motif RNA-binding domain-containing protein; protein product: MATPPPDSSASPPAANTDGVAVVTSGAGAAAVGATVSSPQARRSLQAPWAQVVRGGEVEAVSVSSPRSPSPMAAAAGVSPEKISLSDDCSTQKISPEISTSGALPESADSNEGNVGRPKKPAWNKPVNGVVEAVSVMGGAVSWPALSESTRPSPKSATDSAKLQDGSVSVSQGPIISQSPQKQANVNANTNSNANPTTPVRQRSIKYRGSSSSGGGGGSGPGAGAFIRTPPPPPPPLPPPFPVMHFPPVLEPPVRGARPVGGFPSQPHGVNDHSSHRNHGRKGNFGGRPRGDGSYHNNHGGRRDQDRRDVHMGPPFAPPPHAAFMRAPLPGSGPFLPTPMRTPFVNQMAYDMTPFFYVPPLSPEPYSAVPIINQAPQLPQHLPLVDPNLPSSLVNQIEYYFSDANLVKDDFLRVKMDEEGWVPMHLIANFPRVKKMTEKVQSDIIQFILYCLRASTFVEVQDDKVRRRDGWRKWTRTAGQLAADSGLSTPVASSDGGPTASLQNVSENESATNISSATEVTDAQLEVAAGGSSDESANQSNPAQEEGGAGVENISTNHA